In Entelurus aequoreus isolate RoL-2023_Sb linkage group LG12, RoL_Eaeq_v1.1, whole genome shotgun sequence, the DNA window AAGTGTGTTGCTTCCCTTCAGCAACCAAACCAGGCTCGTCAGCTAGGAATGAAGAGCAAGATCAAGGCGACCGTGTCCCCCATGCCCTTCTCTTGTTCGTCTTCACTGGGACTCCCACTTGCCAAGGCCTCTCGTCCCGTTTTGACCTTCCAAAGCAGTGGCAGCCATCAGGCATTCGTCTCTGCTCATCAGGAACAGTGTGACGACAGCTCCATAATAACCCTGGAAGAGGACTGATGGGTGAGTGGAGGCAAGTTCAAATTGAGAGCAATACAGGGAGTTGGTGGAATACATTGTGTACACTTTCTGGCTACTATTTAGCCAAAATAATTGTTTCTTTGACACAGCTATTTCCATTTTGAGGTTTGCTGATATCAAGTCCGACTAAAGAAGCAAAAGTCACTTTATGTCTGGGTCTGCTGACTTCATTATTTCACTCATCGCTAGTAATCACCACACTGGCTCAGTTAGAGAGAGTgaatgtttgtgtgcgtgtgcgtgtgtgtgtgtgtgtgcttgacaTTATGACAGTCACCCAATCCCCCCTGTAAATAAGACAAAGATAATAAGAAGGGAAACAACACAATGAAAGTGTGTATGTTAAAAACAAATGAGACTATAAAGAGGATTTATATGTGTGCAACCCACAAGTCTTATATGGGGAAAAACATTTCCAGCATGTAGACCTGGACATTGCTCTTGTTGCTGCATCCTGGTCTTAACACAGCTTTTCCGTTTTAATGAAAGCCAGACAAAAGCAACACACAAGAAGGCCTCTCTGCTTTCCCTCACCACAGCTCAAGAATCTCTCTGCAGGAGTTGAAAGGTGCCGTAGGACGAGATGAATGAAGATAAGAGACAACATCTTTTAGTTTAATTTTGGAAATTGTAAACATGACTGAACGTTTCtacgtgttagtgtgtgtgtgtgatgttcgAAATAGAGTCAATGCAAGTTCATGCATGTACACATCTGACCCATTTTGCAAGGATTTGCCCACACACAATGCAATTGATTCAAACTCATATTAGTGTGTTGCCTCCATCCATTATTACTAATTATACAGTATATTCCTCACATAAGAGCATCATCTcttttacatacacacacgtataacCAGGCTTTAATCAGTCTCCCGCCATTCCACCCCCATGTTGAACCTTGTCACATCCAGCGACGACCAGTGAGAAATTACCTCATGGCGTTGTGATGTCACAGGACTTCCGCATTCAGAAATGACAACCACAACGACTCTTTTGTCTGCAGAGAATTTGTGCAAACCACTAAGTCCTCATACTGACTTTACTTGCTCGTTTCCCTGGTTCTTTGTTTTCCCTCGCATCTTTTCTGTCATTGTGTGTAAATTTCATAAGGTggtttaaatataaaaacaagaagCAGTTCCTCTTTCAGCCTGCTAACCGTGTAAGGAGAAGCGAGATAGCAAAAGGGCTATTTTGGTGTGGGTGTGTGCACTTATATTTCATTAGTTTCAGAGACTTTTCAAGTTTTGCCATATGACAGAAATGTCAGATTTTAAGAAGTTTGAGTGTTGTGTTACTGTTTGgcttttgtattttgttcattgaTGATTATACAGTATACAGTTGTGTCAGTGACACCATGGTGTATTCTGATATTTTGGTGGGAGGATTTTAAATGTGTCTACATGATTAGAACTGCCATCTTCTTGCTtcatttaaatgtttaaaaaaaaaaaacataagggaTATTGCACTGTCAGAGGCTAAGGGCTATAGTTTTAAACAACTCAGCATGATATCAATGCTGCAACTTCCTGCTTTGTTCTTTGTGTTTCATTTTGAAGCAATCGAATTGGCacctcacaataaaaaaaaatatcttgcGCACTAACATGCTGTGTCTTTCCTGCAGTTCTGGCTAGAGTGATAATACAACACAATGCACTTTCTACACAGGTCACAGACTGAGAATAATTTAAGTGCATCCCAGCAGCCCTGAGTGTGAACAGAAGAAGGAAGTTCATCTGCTGTGAGGCAAATCCACTCCTACGCTGTCTGAAAAGTAGAGTCTGCACATTCACTGGCCAATATGAAGTAGGATATAAATAATGTGTAATCGTACACAAAGGTAGGAAACAGGTGAATGAAACTACGGTACAATAATTTCCTCTTGAGTGTGGCAAACGTATGCAGCTTCAGAGGCGCATAACTCAATTGGTTGACCACACAacactaaaaataaaaattggtggTCAAAGTGAGAGCGTCTCAGGCGTGTTTGCAGGCCCAGCTAAAACTCTAATAGCGGAAAAACGTGAGACATGAGGTAGATAAAATGTGCGGCAGAAGATGCATATCATCATGCTGCCTGAAAGGGAACATGCTAACACACGCCTACACCCACACACTGTTTCCTAATACTCAAGCTTGAGCAAAGTATGCAAGAGGACTTTTTACTAGTTGCGTTATAGCCGGCGTGGCCTGCTCTTCTGAAGTGAAATGCACCATCAGAAGTTGATGTGAAACCATGTAGTGAGGCCACCATACAATGGCCGACTGAGGCAAATGTGCAGCAACTTGGCCtccaaacatatatattatttaatccCTAAAGCACAAAAACACCATCAAACAAATATGCAATTAAGAGTTGCTGCAAGTTCATGGAACAACATAGAAGTTAGCCAGACATCTCCGTCTTTAAAGATATGAGCCAGCGTACCATCAACCTTGAGTGCACTCACATAGATCTGTGCAATAGCTCTAATGAtggaatgttgttgtttttgacaaaCCAACCTGTATTAAATGTGGTTATTAGTCATTTCGGAATGATCTGCTAGGTTACAAATAACTGCTTCCTAAACGGGTCTTGAGCAATTAAAGCTCCAAACAGGCCGAACCGCTGTTGCCACGTGAGGGacagaatgaaaaaaaacagacaGTAAGAGTTTATACTCCCTCTGACAGACTGCAACTATGCAGCTAGTTTTGGATATCAGTGAGGAAGTGTTGAGTCATTTCAAGAAGCAGAAGAATCAGACAAACCTACCATGGGCCACATGTGTCTGGCTCTGTTTGTCCTAAGTTCGATTAGAGTTTAATGAGAAACACAGAAGTTTGTCTGTCCCCCTTTTGGCTTCTCATTTCTTTCCTGCTTGGCCTGAAGAAACACACTGGTGGGGATTGGCAGAATTGGGAAGCTCCAAATGTAACGTGGGTATCTTTCACAAAGCACTCCGGTAGCAGTTGGGGAAATAAAAAGTAGAGGGACGAAGGAGAACTGGAGCCTCGAAAGGGAACAGACTGTCCCTGTTTTTCAAGCCAAATGACACATGCAGCTCTTTCTTGCCAACATTTATCGTGTGAACGTCTTTCTCATCTTCTCTTTTGTAAGCTCTGAAGAAACTCTTTTGAATTCTTCATGCTGCTAAATGGCTGATTTGGGCTTCTTTCCTAAGCcatcttgtgttaaatctacctCTGTCTGCACTTGAAATGCACAACACAATCCTGCCCCAGTTTCACCAGCGCCATGGCAACTCTCAAAACACAACGGACACGGCGAGGCAGAGAGAGCAGAACGACAACAAAGTCCGAATGAAAGCCCGTTGTTTCATGTTTTAACGGTGCAATGAAGTGGCTGGAAATGGAgtgaaacaataaaaacaaagtgtGGCAGAAGACGAGAAGCGAAAGATGAGGTCATACTTGTTTTTAGCTCAGGACAGAACATCTGTTTGGCGAAAATGACTGACCTTGGTAGCAAAATACTTATGTTGACACCTTTGGAGAACTGTTTGGACTTTTCTTCGACATTGTTTATTGTTAGTTCTATTTACAGACAGCACAGCTGTTTCTTACATATAGAGGTGCATTGCAATCCATAAGAATATCCTGCAAAAGTTATTTGATTTGAAGCGTTCAATTCAGACTAAAGCATGCATGGATAATACTCATGCATAATTTTTACATCATCTTGGCCAATGCCTTCTTAATGGTGAGTCCAAGAGGGTCAACTCTGTAAGCAACTATAGCAACTCTTTATGAGCTTGTTAGATTCATTCCTTGTGAACCAATTATTAGAGATGCAAATAATGTGTCGCATCAGTCACTTCCATTGCAAATTTTGATCCAGAATCAAAAAATTAGGTGTCTGCCAATGTGGGGTTTGCGCCTTCTCAACAAGTGGTATAGTACAAGTACATAGTACAAGGTGCCCAATCATAGCTTTTATGGTCAGATTTTTTGGGGGGAGCAGGTCACGCTCTGCAGGATAGTTTGGAGGGTGACGAGCAAGCTAGCATAGTGTAGGTTGGCATTTATAGTCACAAAAGCATAAGCCAGGGTTTAGAGCAATTAAAGGCTGATTATAGCATGACTCAACAGTTTTCAATATTTATGTTTTGACCATTTTTCCAATTTTTCAAAGCTACTGAATTTTggtgtttttatttatcatttgcggcctgcagctctTTCTCTCAAGGAGAAAAGGCTAAAATGTTAGAAAGTCTGCTGTAACTAAAATTGATACAAAAGCTttgacaatatataaatatatatatatatatatatatatatatatatatatatatatatatatatatatacgtatatatatatatatatatatgtatatatatatatatatatatatatatgtatatatatatatatatatatatatatatatatatatatatatatatatatatatatatatatatacgttttaaatcaaattaatcacacttttaaatttggattgatcgtgattaatcacaggttattactagcTTGTATAACTTAAATTGACTTAAAGAACTACTCCAAAATTTGGACATATacagttttattgtcataatgTCATCCAGGAAAAATTGTAAATGGTTTACTTGAATgaacgtcatttatttgctcaaaacctggtaacagttttagtgaaatttgccagcagcACACCAGTCAGTCTCCTCACTCGTTTTTGCACTAACGAATGCTGCCATACTGATCACTGACCAAATAGCAACTTgtgccacctttcaggtaaccatccgtggttaaggtaaaagagcatgAACAGTCACAAaacattgtgtgattaatctgtgtgtaTACATGTTTAATGcagtattttttgtgattaatcacatacgTTAACTCAGTATTATTGACAGCCCTGATTGTTTAGACTTTCTCACAAATGTTGTGGTATTTTGAaatagtttggacacatcttGTTTAGTGAGTCCATAGAATATAATAGTTTCACTTTTTCAATTGAACTACTGAAATAGATTAAATTTTCAAAGATATTAAAATTTATTGAGATGCACCTTTACACATTTTCAGCTAATTGCAGGGTTTCTTATTTAGATGAACAACAACGAGAGATTGAAGTAGTTTCTGTCAACCTTCCTCTGCAGTTAAAGTCACGTGACCCCGTTTTGTCTGTTTCCTTGAGCCAAATAGGGGATTGGGTTCCTATCGCATGCTTCCTGCAAAAGCATAACAGTATGTTTTTCCACCACGTGGAGCCTTAGGGTGTAACAGCTCCCGTACTAGAGCCCATTTAAATCTCTCTGCACTGCTGGCAAGGAAAGAGAAGAATCGGTGCAGGAAATACTAGTTCTTATAGATCCTTCTGAACATTTCAAATACATTCTGGCTGTCCAGAATGGTCTCAGATTTCACCAAGACAAGAATGCAGCGGTGCTGTCACTTCGTATGGGCGACAGACATTTTGTAAAAACAGCACAGCTGGTTCCAGACTCCAAACTCTCTCGCATGTCTCTTAAAGACAAAGACTCACTCCCTCAATTTGTGAAACCACCTCAAAAAGGGAGGTGGCTCTCTTTTAGCCGAGAGCTTACAAGAAAGACTTGATCTCAGTGGACACACCTGGAAAATATGCTATAAAAAGTAAAGCTGTCTTGTTGTGCTTGACAAGTTTCTTGCAATTATCAAATATCTCCCAAGTTGTCGTAGATAATGTCAGGTGACCTCAGTGGTGTCGCTTTGGGCTGGTTCAACCAGGATTTAGAAGGTATAGCTTTCTGTTTTGATACTTTGCTGTACAGCTCCTGGTCCCCTTCTCCACTTATGTcccaaatgttgttgttgttgtttaagtTACTGACAGATGCACCATTTTTCCCGCGAGGCAACGGTACAGGCTCTTTACGACCAAAAGTGCCCCAGCTGGGTTTGGGGGCCGTGACAGGTTTGGGCCATCTTGCAGCCTGAGCGTTCTGCGCTCTTTGGTTCGTTGGGGAGTGTTTGTGGAAATCTCTGTGGGTAACTGTGCTGTAATTTCCCTCCGGTCCTGTCAGGGGCGCCACTTCCTCTGGCCTCTTCTGGCCATGAGGCTCCAGACGGGCTTCGTTGTAAACACTTGTCCCTCGATGTGGTGCACAACCCTCTGGCTCATCATAAATATGCTCCAGAGCTGGAACAGGGGATGCGCCCTCTGCTTGACCACCGTTTCTGTTCACTCCTCTGCCTCCACCTCTCCCACGCCCCCCTGCATTGGCTGGCCCGTTTAGACCGATCGTGCTAGTCTTGTGGCTCAGCTCCAGGCTGATGTGGTCATACACATGTGAATACAGGTCGGGGGCTTTTCTTTGGTTGCTCCCAACGTGGTGGTGCTCTGCTGGAGCCCCGCCTCCACAGGACTCACCACCCACTGGTCGCAGTCGAGGGACCGGCACCTGTGTGGATGTGCTGCTCGGAGGGTTCTGGTTCTTGATGCTGTCCACTGGGTCTGAGTAGAGACTGTCAGCAGTGTACAAAGGCAGGCGGACTGCATCAGCCGGCTCTGAATAAAGAGCGGCCTGTTCATCAGCAGAGGAACAACCCTTTAGCGCCCGCTGGCCTCTTGGTGACCGTGGAGGTGTGTTTCCTTCACTCACAACCCCCGGTATGGCTGGCAATTCTGGTAAACTCCTCCCTTTGTGTCTCTCAGCTCCACTGCTTCCTTGCCCTTTTCCTGCTGCATCTCCTCCCTCTCTCTTCTCGAGCACACCGTCTGCAGAGCCCGGCTTGCTGCCGCCCGAATCACCATCGGCCTCCCAGCTGCTACAGCTGCTGCTGTCTCCGCTGCCGGGTGCAGTGGTGCCAGTGTTGCGTACGTGTTGCAGCGATGGCGGACACTCTGAGTCACAGTTGATGGGACAGCTCAGGGGACGCTCCTCAGCCAGGGCTTTTTGTGACTTGATGGCCTGGTCTACGAGGGTGAAGATCTCGTTGCCTTGCTTGGTGTCAAAGGTGAAGTTACCAGGGCCTGAGTCACAGCGACGGCCGGCCTCGAAGGAAAACATCACCTGGAGAAGTGATATCAGTCAATGTGATTCAATGTGTGAGAAGAAAAAGAGTAAGCTTGTTTTACTTTACAGTCTcatctaatgcagtggtccccaacctttttgtaactgcggaccggtcaacgcttgaaaatttgtcccacggaccggggggtcggtatggtatttttatttttttttgtaataaaaaaatacaatcatgcgtgcttacggactgtatccctgcagactgtattgatctatattgaaatataatgtaggaaccagaaatattaataacagaaagaaacaacccttttgtgcgaatgagtgtaaatgggggagggaggttttttgggttggtgcactaattgtaagtgtatcttgtgttttttatgttgatttaataaaaataaaatatatatattttttttttttttcttgttcggcccagtaccaatcgatccactgaccggtaccgggccacggcccggtggttggggaccactgatctaatgtACTACTTCACTCCATTTAATCATCCCTTCTTGTCGCTTTGCAGAGTCATTTTTAAACGTTACTTTGCAATTTGCTGAGtggcaaaaaaaaccaacataacTACAGACCCTAAAGCAGAAGATGCTCTGACCACATGCAGTCGCGTTCTTAAACTCACCCGGTCACGCCCGTATCTCCTCAGCAGCTTGTACGGCCAGACAAAGACGTTCCTTTTTGTTTTGGGATCTTTCAAGATCAAGACGTTGCTTTCGGCTTTAAGCCAGTAGTGACCTGCCAGCCCGCAGCGATCCGAAGCCTCGGTCCGCTGGATGCCCACCCAGAACTTGTTTACTGAAGAGAAAATTAAGAAAATAACATATAAAAGCCCAGTTTGGCACAGTTAGGACATGTATAGATCACATACGCTGCGTAAAAAACATTGCACGCAACATTGATTGTTTGTGCCAGGGTTTGGCGATACTGCAAATGTTGGCATCAATCTAATACTGAGTAAATACAGTACACTGATACTTCTTACTTGTAATTTTTCaaaattatataaacattttgttatttttgcctttaatttgttgatcatgattataatcagaaacaacaacaaataatttgtggggaaaaaaaaaaatatgcatacAATATTGTAAGACAATGTAACAATTAACAAACTAATACAATTATTCGCTTTTCTGCTGTTAGTACATAAAACGTTTTGATGAAAATTAAGTCAATAGTGTAAAAACCACTATTGGCTCTCATTCAATTCCTTTGGCTTTTTATAAAAACACGAATATCTGGGAAAATATTCATACAAAGAACTGAACGGCTAGTATTGATTTGATACTGATAGTACAAATGGTATCGATACTATTGATATTTGGATCAATCTGCCCTCCCACTAGTTTGTGCTACAACATCCTCACCCTCCTCTCTGGAGTAGTAGATAAGGTTCTCTGACATTTTCAAGTCCTGGGATCCCCCATCAGATTCTCCAGACACACTGCCGCTGCCACTTCCACCCTGAGGAGACAGAAAGATGTCTTCACCAAATGTCTTTTTCGTTGACTACATGGCACTTATTTAGCAATTGGTGATCATAAAGGGGCCAAAGCAGAAAGGATACCTGAAATGCAATGTCACACATGGTATCCATCCACTCCTTGGCGGAGTTCTTCTCGGCAGCGAACACATGGGTCTTGTCGTTGGTTTCCACACAGAACGCTGCCATGTTGTCTTTGGGACAGCTCTCTGTCAGTGCCGGCAAGATGGAGATGCACTCCGACAAGCGGATGATCTTCTTGTCCAGCTTTTTGGTCTTCTCATTGGAGCCGCTGCCTGAAGCGACGGCTGCTCCTCCTGACCCGTGCGAGTCGAAGAATTCAAGGCGGGCGATGCCATTTTGGCTGGCTGGGAAGAGGACGAACCAGTTCTTCTTCCATTTCTGAAGGGCACAGCAATTGTCAGTCAATATAATTAATATTGTGCTTCTATAGTGGAACCCGCTTAGCTCAGCACCCTCTATTTGTGAATACTTGTATTCGGATTCTTGTGATGTCATATGATATTGGAGTAATGGAAGTATTGTGTATGGTAGCGTTTGCCTGCTAGATAAGGCCAAACCAAGAGAGAAGAAAAGTTGCCGAACTGCCTAGGCAGCCTTGAAGTGTAAAGTGAATTTTCCAGAAAGGCTTTTACGATGGATGTGCCGATTAATCGGCCACCGATCAATACCGGacgattttcatgaaaaagtacaTAATCGCCATTGCAGAATAATGTCTTTAaaaaggaactgcactttatGGGGACTTTTGTGTATcatccacaatccctatgtaatacAAAAactaatgtttttcttttttctatgcattcttaattaataaaatatggaaagtatgaggtggctaacaatgcagctaatgagagtacACTATTCGGCTCATAATGCCCACTAAAAAACTGCCAACAGTACTTTATTTACATCTCGTgatctgcatattaaccaagtattagcaattttgttattacaagtgctaacactgacaaactatttttagcggcgctgtgatcacagaggtagctagcttatgctgctatgtcgacatactgagctgctgctgcatcgcctctgagttggtcaaagttaattctagattataaccatgcctctcacctgtatagtagaagcATGTGGCCATAATTtgggaagttggtcaactttgacattcaatttagacccggagataGCGAGAGAGACACAAAAAACCGCCCGTTTCCAGCACTTTTTTTTTGCCTGCTAGAGGATTATGATTGATTCTTCATTTAAAGGGACTATATTAACATctcatcagttggcatcccagtgacagcagacattgcacagtgagtaattgttttattatgttcaaagTTTCTATTTCTTGCTTAGCAATTAGCAATAACGCTGCATGATGCTTATTCATGATGCACACTGGTGCTGTTGTCGTTGAAGGAAAAATGTAATGTCGcgatgcgtttgtgaaattatTACGCCGTCGAATGCTTAAATCTTACATCTTATTATGaacgtgcctgttactacattaccatatatacttacagtgtgtatataaaacaatgatggAGGCTTCTGGATATTTTTTAAGAGTGCTTTATAGGtaaaatagagcgactcccatgagctccattgttagctgagttTTGCTAGATTTTATTTAAGAGTTATAGAgtgcattaaaaagaaaaatagatgTGTGCttctctcacataaggattgtaaaaaataggcaaaattccaaaaatagtgcagttctTCTTGATTGCCAATCACAATTGCCGATCTCCTCCGGCGAaccctgtatttatttttagtccactGGCTGACAAGCGGCTCGCAACTAATAATATTCACCTCCATTAAGGAAAATAAATTGCATTTCTtaatatcttaagtatcattactaagtacattatcactggaggacgaggctaaacatcttACACAGCGAGAACAAGCCAGGAGCAGACATGCTACATTGCTAAGCTAATACGTGCttagtaaactttttttttaatttagattgAACCACATTACAGAATAAAGTAAGAAGATATTAAGAGGAATTTAAAATAGATTAACAAGAGTTAGACGTATGATGATAAAACAACAacagttggtgtgtcagcattgttgcAGCCTGTACACAACATGTAAGAGGAGAGCAGATTGATCCATAAaatggtggtgtcgataccaaggtcGATATTTATatcactattgactttatttggCTCATATTGTATGGAATTAAACAGAATAAGGAACGAGtttgaatattgtgttgatattgttaaactgtcaattgcACTCACCATTAATTGAACATTGTAGAGTTAATATATGTGATCGGTATCGGCATCATAAACCCCTGATCGAAATGTCCATAgtacaggcacgtgcacacatagggccctacgggtgcctgagcccctgcccttttttgcctcgtcttaaaaagtgccctctgcctgtgtgtgtgggttttttttttctttaaacaacattaataaattcctgtcagggatgtaaaaaaaaaaaaaaaaaaaacagcggtacaaaaactccacgttttcttgtaataccgggttgtttgagcctgccgcttcctttaaacgtttagcccctcctcgatctgcgggctgcagccagggttactcagacgtgacagtggagcaacttgaacctgtgcgttatggtctagtcgccgtccacttattcagcatctaatatgggtaatatttcagaaaaacgctgtattattctattagtcaatgtgtcagcttctgtttttgccggacgtcggagcacggcgcatcaattgagcacggcacatcaagtccgcacagagcagagaggatcgtgcgggacaggaagtaatgtacaaaataaaacaccgggttaattttcaaaataaaatgcacgtttacggcggatcacatttctctcacagtagagttttagatataaggttattgtgactttgctattactgtgtgggttaacaaactaataataaaactgataataataagaagaacaatgataatgataataataattattattattattattattattaataataataataataatttcagcattctggggatataagatgtaggttatctgttaggaatattgccatctgtatttaatcttgattcatgttgattatgcctgcagcccaatgccaaaaaaaagaaaggatacagccctctactggcccctggtccatatttttggccctgtattgcgtttcagttgtttagtctgagcattaagtgagatagacgaccataagttacaacttgatggtgttttcatcaagttaagggaagtaggacagattttcacattgaagttttttgcatttgggtatttatttttgtattttttttcaaagttcatgttgcactgttcaatgttcaatattaaagtgcttatctttaacaaaaaatagcctaataataaaccagtgttttgttgcttttcatgtcttccaagcctatgataatgtgaattaactcattatgaccataatttgttaacacaaaagaaatggcaatcacttttacctacaaaggacacacagctaagtagttagcttcctattagcaaattccatattgtgtaaaggaccaaaaaaaaaattcctgcccttttctgactttgagcccctgcccctctataatcatgtgcacgtccctgccaTAGTATATACC includes these proteins:
- the dok1b gene encoding docking protein 1b, which gives rise to MDTHVKEGQLYVQHQKFGKKWKKNWFVLFPASQNGIARLEFFDSHGSGGAAVASGSGSNEKTKKLDKKIIRLSECISILPALTESCPKDNMAAFCVETNDKTHVFAAEKNSAKEWMDTMCDIAFQGGSGSGSVSGESDGGSQDLKMSENLIYYSREEVNKFWVGIQRTEASDRCGLAGHYWLKAESNVLILKDPKTKRNVFVWPYKLLRRYGRDRVMFSFEAGRRCDSGPGNFTFDTKQGNEIFTLVDQAIKSQKALAEERPLSCPINCDSECPPSLQHVRNTGTTAPGSGDSSSCSSWEADGDSGGSKPGSADGVLEKREGGDAAGKGQGSSGAERHKGRSLPELPAIPGVVSEGNTPPRSPRGQRALKGCSSADEQAALYSEPADAVRLPLYTADSLYSDPVDSIKNQNPPSSTSTQVPVPRLRPVGGESCGGGAPAEHHHVGSNQRKAPDLYSHVYDHISLELSHKTSTIGLNGPANAGGRGRGGGRGVNRNGGQAEGASPVPALEHIYDEPEGCAPHRGTSVYNEARLEPHGQKRPEEVAPLTGPEGNYSTVTHRDFHKHSPTNQRAQNAQAARWPKPVTAPKPSWGTFGRKEPVPLPRGKNGASVSNLNNNNNIWDISGEGDQELYSKVSKQKAIPSKSWLNQPKATPLRSPDIIYDNLGDI